The sequence below is a genomic window from Pseudomonas cannabina.
AGGCCACCATGACCCATCAACTGGAGTTTGAGATTCACTATCAATTCGAGGGGCAGCCACGCACCTTTCTGCATCAGACACCCCTCCTGTGCCAAAGCGACGCGCTGCATTGCGCGACGCTGCATGCAGGCGTGGGAGCTGTCAGCGGCAAGATCTCTGGAGGGCCGATACGAGAAGCCATTTTGCAGGCTCAGGGCTTTGGCATCACCAATGTGCACTGGAAAAGATGCATGCCTTAGCCTGATTGTGGCGGACAAAAATGGCCTTTCGACAAGGCCATTTTCGCGCTCGAAGGAGATAAACTCGGTAAGATAGCCGGGTAATCACCCGTGCCATCGGGCCAGGGCGTCAGCAATTCGAACCCGGTTGAAGTGACAGCGACCA
It includes:
- a CDS encoding DUF6555 family protein, which encodes MTHQLEFEIHYQFEGQPRTFLHQTPLLCQSDALHCATLHAGVGAVSGKISGGPIREAILQAQGFGITNVHWKRCMP